A region of Moorena producens PAL-8-15-08-1 DNA encodes the following proteins:
- a CDS encoding IS1634 family transposase, translating into MTPIASSIRVQDLDHCGIVAGIIDQMGLVEQINQELGTHPQEILSAGVGVKAMIINGLGLVSAPLYLFERFFVGKATEHLLGEGIKPKHLNDDRLGRVLDQLFEAGLTQLFVKVALAAASKFGVNFDSLHLDSSSFHVHGSYLSQQSLPSEEPTALKITHGYSRDHRPDLKQFMVDLICSGDGDVPLYLRVADGNESDQAVFAQLMKEFRQQWDGNALFVADAALYNQENLQSLTNLRWLSRVPGTIKGAQQLMEQLPEEAFHPSQLSQYRWSCVCSTYAGIKQQWLIVESQARKEADLKHLEQKIQQHQELAKKQLKQLGQQDFACAADALAAGQKLNQQLRYHRLFQLEVVPHPYYRKAGRPRTGQAPDGYHYRLQGTLTVKEEVVALARTRAGRFVLATNVLESKQLSRDQLLCQYKGQQSTERGFRFLKDPMFFTDSVFLKTPERVAALAMVMGLCLLVYTLAQRALRQALTSTKQKIQNQLGKPTATPTMRWVFQCFQSIHLVILNGVQQIVNLTPEHQRILQFLGAPCQKYYLLV; encoded by the coding sequence ATGACACCAATAGCATCATCAATTAGAGTACAAGATCTTGACCACTGCGGGATAGTAGCGGGAATAATCGACCAGATGGGGTTGGTGGAGCAAATTAACCAGGAACTGGGAACCCACCCCCAAGAAATTCTGAGTGCTGGAGTAGGGGTCAAAGCCATGATTATCAATGGATTGGGCTTAGTCAGTGCCCCCCTCTACTTGTTTGAGAGATTTTTTGTGGGCAAAGCCACTGAACACCTGCTGGGAGAGGGAATTAAACCGAAACACCTCAACGACGACCGTTTGGGGAGAGTCCTCGACCAACTCTTTGAAGCTGGATTGACTCAACTGTTTGTCAAAGTAGCCCTGGCAGCAGCCTCCAAGTTTGGGGTTAACTTTGACAGCCTCCACCTCGATTCAAGTTCGTTCCACGTTCATGGATCCTATCTGAGCCAACAGAGCCTCCCCTCAGAAGAGCCAACAGCCCTCAAGATTACTCATGGCTATTCTAGAGACCATCGGCCAGACCTCAAGCAGTTTATGGTGGATTTGATCTGCAGTGGAGATGGAGATGTACCCCTATACTTGCGGGTAGCTGATGGTAATGAATCAGACCAAGCCGTCTTCGCCCAGTTGATGAAAGAATTTAGACAGCAGTGGGACGGCAATGCTCTGTTTGTTGCCGATGCCGCTCTGTACAATCAGGAAAACCTTCAGTCGTTGACCAATCTGCGATGGCTCAGCCGAGTGCCAGGGACAATCAAAGGGGCACAACAGTTAATGGAACAGTTACCTGAAGAAGCTTTCCACCCGTCTCAATTGAGCCAATACCGATGGTCTTGTGTCTGTAGTACCTACGCCGGTATCAAACAGCAATGGTTGATCGTAGAGAGTCAAGCCAGAAAAGAAGCTGACCTCAAGCACCTGGAACAGAAAATCCAACAGCATCAGGAGTTGGCTAAAAAACAACTCAAGCAGTTAGGTCAACAAGACTTCGCCTGTGCTGCTGATGCCTTAGCAGCCGGCCAAAAGTTAAACCAACAGTTGCGCTATCATCGCTTGTTTCAGCTCGAAGTGGTACCGCACCCTTACTACCGCAAGGCGGGACGACCGCGAACAGGACAAGCTCCTGACGGCTATCACTATCGTCTCCAAGGGACCTTGACAGTTAAAGAAGAGGTGGTTGCCCTGGCTCGAACCAGGGCGGGACGATTCGTTCTTGCCACCAATGTCCTTGAATCGAAACAACTCAGCCGAGATCAGCTCCTATGTCAGTACAAAGGGCAACAAAGCACTGAGAGGGGTTTCCGTTTTCTCAAAGATCCGATGTTCTTTACCGACAGTGTCTTCCTCAAAACTCCTGAGCGGGTAGCTGCCTTGGCCATGGTGATGGGTTTGTGTTTGTTAGTTTACACTTTGGCACAAAGAGCCTTACGTCAAGCTCTGACCAGCACCAAGCAGAAGATTCAGAATCAATTGGGCAAGCCAACGGCTACCCCAACGATGCGTTGGGTATTTCAGTGTTTTCAGTCGATTCACTTGGTCATCCTGAATGGAGTGCAGCAGATTGTCAATTTAACTCCTGAGCATCAGAGGATTCTTCAGTTTCTCGGTGCCCCATGTCAAAAATATTATTTATTGGTCTGA
- a CDS encoding HEAT repeat domain-containing protein translates to MPHRGDANRPKLFPTFKTSVKQCLCCLLALLVAVLLIVNGSHAILIIKEIYTEETKPETELWQLKGIVAALDDPDPEVWVKAFDKLSRYDLEQLKPPLEIPKDRIEQIVGCLGYENQTKSVQSKVRASAAQALGEMGAAATQYAPQIGQLLTDSDSDVRAKAASALGNMGAAASEYIPQIAKLLTDSDSDVHVSATYALGKMGAAATQYAPQIVERLTDSDLSARLSAASALGQMGATNKDIAPQILPLLTHSDSYVSDSAAYALGQMGAAASKYVPQILPLLTNSDRNVRYSAVLALREMGAAASEYAPQIVERLTDSHNSLLDTTVAEVLGEMGTAASEYATQIAKLLTHSDRDVRYSAAETLGVMGAAASEYAPQILPLLTDSDNQIPDRATYALGEMGAAASKYAPQILPLLTHSDDNVRANAAYVLARMGVAPSEIAPQILQLLTESDWTVRANAARALGQMGAAVFEYAPQIAKLLTDLDSDVRASAAKALGQMGAATSEYAPQIAKLLTDPDRNVPNTAAKALEQMGPLKLKDLLSVLNQVYWYQREAPSLRFLAYFLSGGEKDSLRLIHWLGSPEKYPHENEDHAINHQEGVKVLELFEQIWEPSKSLSKLRKDLERQIAVVVNQVSWEQTDMELLKKHYKNLKSINSQVAAVAVKAKIVALERQHWFLIGFKVWLIHVSGWLLLIIIYPRSSQVQALIWDRKFRTIVGLGYISIALIWIPWLRYRLLAPFREVLVADASLDSFDPQAYFPDSHVKITRATHTQPIQTAIGQLQSPVVLVGESGLGKSMFLRNLVKTSGRLAVYLPASQCAGGVVEAIQAKLPIAAHDPQFLQSLINYNTLDICIDGLNEVSPDTRATINTFVEHHVQGHIILTTQPLEWTPPATAKTYVLQPLKRQQIAEFLTSRQGILPEDVPVSGVAYEQACDDYLASQLHQTQSKQELAAVRRFLSNPMDLTLVAQLLAQGKDPDLLNLQQQQYEIMAEDYQQIHLCPFPLAEFAETVYQMRLHDQITIPEEGCLDELHCMERYKMVLTRQQKDGFGRTYREWKFRHDKIQEYFIVQTFLKTENRERQHEHLSDPRFRGVYLLLATLLEVEQAWVLREVLIQSAAETKDHVVSDQFIQRFNSRQELTQTTNNYGVLALYQKHYQDLIEIARLQASRLITVENKAMSDSTSDSNHSNYQSKYDQRNCNNSFSNFVDATQSEFKQEIATQTQHNYAPEKNQTLSEAAAEIQGLLKQLEQSNPNATDLEKTAFVNIAIPASTKKRLLSALESGGKEALRELLDNPYVNVGMAIVEGWQNP, encoded by the coding sequence ATGCCCCATAGAGGCGATGCCAACCGCCCAAAGCTTTTCCCTACGTTTAAGACGAGTGTTAAGCAGTGCCTATGTTGTTTGTTAGCACTGCTAGTAGCGGTACTGTTGATTGTCAACGGGAGTCACGCTATATTAATTATCAAAGAGATTTACACTGAAGAAACGAAGCCTGAGACAGAATTGTGGCAGCTCAAGGGGATTGTGGCAGCACTGGATGACCCCGACCCCGAGGTATGGGTTAAAGCTTTCGACAAATTGTCTAGGTATGACTTGGAACAACTAAAGCCCCCCCTTGAGATTCCTAAAGACAGAATTGAGCAGATTGTAGGCTGCTTAGGGTATGAGAATCAGACAAAGTCGGTTCAGTCCAAAGTCCGTGCTAGTGCAGCACAAGCTCTGGGGGAAATGGGAGCAGCAGCAACTCAGTACGCTCCCCAAATCGGCCAACTTTTAACCGACTCAGATAGTGATGTCCGTGCTAAGGCAGCATCGGCTCTAGGGAATATGGGAGCAGCGGCCTCTGAGTACATTCCTCAAATTGCGAAACTTTTAACCGACTCAGATAGTGATGTCCATGTTAGTGCGACATATGCTCTGGGGAAGATGGGAGCAGCAGCAACTCAGTACGCTCCCCAAATTGTTGAACGTTTAACCGACTCAGATTTATCTGCCCGTTTGAGTGCAGCATCGGCTCTGGGTCAGATGGGAGCAACAAATAAGGACATAGCCCCCCAAATCCTTCCACTTTTAACCCACTCAGATAGTTATGTCAGTGATAGTGCGGCATATGCTCTGGGACAGATGGGAGCAGCTGCCTCTAAGTACGTTCCCCAAATCCTTCCACTGTTAACCAACTCAGATCGTAATGTCCGTTATAGTGCAGTATTGGCTCTGAGGGAGATGGGAGCAGCTGCCTCTGAGTACGCTCCCCAAATCGTTGAACGTTTAACCGACTCACATAATAGTCTTCTTGATACTACTGTGGCAGAAGTTCTGGGTGAGATGGGAACAGCTGCCTCTGAGTACGCTACCCAAATTGCCAAACTTTTAACCCATTCAGATCGTGATGTTCGTTATAGTGCGGCAGAAACTCTGGGTGTGATGGGAGCAGCCGCCTCTGAGTACGCTCCCCAAATCCTTCCACTGTTAACCGACTCAGATAACCAGATCCCTGATAGGGCGACATATGCTCTGGGTGAGATGGGAGCAGCCGCCTCTAAGTACGCTCCCCAAATCCTTCCACTGTTAACCCACTCAGATGATAATGTCCGTGCTAACGCGGCATACGTTCTGGCGCGGATGGGAGTAGCACCATCTGAGATAGCTCCCCAAATCCTACAACTTTTAACGGAATCAGATTGGACGGTCCGTGCTAATGCGGCACGGGCTTTGGGGCAGATGGGAGCAGCCGTCTTTGAGTACGCTCCCCAAATTGCTAAACTTTTAACCGACTTAGATAGTGATGTCCGTGCTAGTGCGGCAAAAGCTCTGGGGCAAATGGGAGCAGCTACCTCTGAGTACGCTCCCCAAATCGCTAAACTTTTAACCGACCCAGACAGGAATGTCCCTAATACTGCAGCAAAAGCTCTGGAGCAGATGGGGCCATTAAAGTTAAAAGACTTACTTTCGGTATTAAATCAAGTTTACTGGTATCAGCGAGAAGCACCAAGCTTACGTTTTCTGGCCTATTTCCTCAGTGGTGGGGAAAAAGACTCACTGCGCTTAATTCATTGGCTGGGCTCACCTGAGAAATATCCCCATGAAAATGAAGATCACGCCATCAATCACCAAGAAGGGGTGAAAGTTCTCGAGCTATTTGAGCAAATCTGGGAACCTAGTAAATCTCTATCTAAACTGCGCAAAGACTTAGAAAGGCAGATTGCGGTAGTTGTGAATCAGGTCAGCTGGGAACAAACAGATATGGAGCTGCTTAAGAAACACTACAAAAATCTTAAGTCTATAAACTCCCAAGTTGCTGCTGTCGCTGTCAAAGCCAAAATTGTTGCCCTAGAACGACAGCACTGGTTTCTGATTGGGTTTAAGGTTTGGCTAATCCATGTCAGTGGCTGGTTGTTGCTGATCATCATTTATCCCCGTTCTTCCCAAGTCCAAGCCCTAATCTGGGACCGAAAATTCCGCACCATTGTGGGCTTAGGCTATATCAGCATTGCTCTGATCTGGATTCCCTGGTTGCGCTACCGATTACTGGCTCCCTTCCGTGAGGTGCTGGTGGCGGATGCTAGCTTAGATAGCTTTGATCCCCAGGCTTACTTTCCGGACTCTCACGTTAAAATTACACGAGCCACCCATACCCAACCGATTCAAACTGCCATTGGCCAACTGCAGTCTCCGGTGGTTCTGGTAGGGGAATCGGGACTGGGCAAATCCATGTTTCTCCGCAATTTAGTCAAAACCTCCGGGCGGCTTGCGGTGTACTTGCCAGCCAGCCAATGTGCCGGTGGTGTGGTGGAAGCGATTCAAGCTAAATTGCCCATCGCTGCCCATGACCCTCAATTCCTACAAAGCCTGATTAACTACAATACCCTAGATATCTGCATTGACGGACTCAATGAAGTCAGCCCTGACACCAGAGCTACTATTAATACCTTTGTGGAGCATCACGTCCAGGGGCATATTATCCTCACCACCCAACCCTTGGAATGGACACCCCCAGCGACGGCTAAAACCTACGTGCTGCAACCCCTCAAGCGCCAGCAAATTGCAGAGTTCCTCACCTCTCGCCAAGGGATTTTGCCTGAGGATGTCCCGGTATCCGGTGTGGCCTACGAGCAAGCCTGTGACGACTATCTGGCCAGCCAACTCCACCAAACCCAATCCAAACAGGAGTTAGCGGCAGTACGTCGGTTTCTGTCCAATCCCATGGATTTGACTTTGGTGGCGCAACTGTTGGCCCAGGGCAAAGACCCGGATTTGCTCAACTTGCAACAGCAGCAGTATGAAATCATGGCAGAGGACTATCAACAGATTCACCTTTGTCCCTTTCCCCTGGCTGAATTTGCTGAAACGGTCTACCAGATGCGCCTCCATGATCAAATTACCATCCCAGAAGAGGGCTGCTTGGATGAGTTGCACTGTATGGAACGCTATAAAATGGTATTAACTCGTCAGCAGAAGGATGGCTTTGGTCGTACCTATCGAGAATGGAAGTTTCGTCACGATAAAATCCAGGAATACTTTATCGTCCAGACCTTCCTCAAAACCGAGAATCGAGAACGTCAGCACGAGCATCTGAGTGACCCCCGATTTCGCGGTGTCTACCTGCTGCTGGCCACCCTGTTGGAGGTTGAGCAAGCTTGGGTATTACGGGAAGTCCTGATTCAATCCGCTGCGGAAACTAAAGACCATGTCGTCAGTGACCAGTTCATCCAGCGATTTAATTCTCGTCAAGAGTTAACCCAAACCACTAATAACTATGGTGTGCTTGCCCTTTACCAGAAGCATTACCAAGACCTAATCGAAATTGCTAGACTACAAGCAAGCCGACTTATCACTGTTGAAAATAAGGCCATGAGTGACTCAACGTCAGACTCCAATCACTCCAACTATCAGTCTAAATACGATCAGCGTAATTGTAACAATAGCTTTAGTAACTTTGTCGATGCGACTCAAAGTGAATTTAAGCAAGAAATTGCTACTCAAACTCAACACAATTATGCCCCGGAGAAAAACCAAACCCTAAGCGAAGCCGCCGCTGAAATTCAAGGATTATTAAAACAATTAGAGCAAAGTAATCCCAACGCCACGGATTTAGAAAAGACAGCGTTTGTGAATATTGCGATTCCAGCAAGTACTAAAAAACGGTTGCTCAGTGCCTTAGAAAGTGGTGGGAAAGAAGCCCTTAGAGAATTATTAGATAATCCTTATGTGAATGTGGGCATGGCGATTGTGGAAGGATGGCAGAATCCTTAG
- a CDS encoding Ig-like domain-containing protein, whose amino-acid sequence MTRIEAENFSSITNFVTTSNPDASGGAVITLFDAVNNTAFPPGTASTSFNQPTGTYEVIIGTFDEIDGEGSIDVTIGSTVFPTITLNNPTSTASGIPEALSFVALQISPSTFIRNGDLIEVKGTADGEEFIRFDYIEFNLTNELPVAVDDTATTTEDTTVNINVLDNDTDTEGDSTLTVISDPSNGSAVVNDNGTPDDLTDDVITYTPNPNYNGPDSFTYQLNDGVNPADTATVNVTVTSVNDAPEAGDDSAISNEDIPVNINVLDNDIDIDGDSLSLTIVSNPSNGSAVVNNNGTQGDTTDDFITYTPNPNTNGNDSFTYQVDDGNGGIDTATVNLTINPVSDALEAGDDSATTDEDTEVSINVLENDSDIEGDSLTLAIVSNPSNGSAVVNNNGTPSNPTDDFITYTPNPNTNGNDSLIYQVDDGNGGIDTATVNLTINPVNDPPEAGDDTATTDEDTEVSINVLDNDIDIDGDSLNLVIVSNPSNGSAVVNNNGTPSNPNDDFISYTPNPNTNGNDSFTYQVNDGNGGIDTATVNLTINPVNDALEAGDDSATTDEDTAVSINVLENDSDIEGDSLTLAIVSNPSNGSAVVNNNGTPSNPTDDFISYTPNPNTNGNDSFSYQVDDGNGGIDTATVNLTINPVNDPPEAGDDSATTDEDTAVSINVLGNDIDIDGDSLSLAIVGNPSNGNAVVNNNGTQGDRTDDFITYTPNPNTNGNDSLIYQVDDGNGGIDTATVNLTINPLNEPPEAQNDSATTNEDTAVNINVLDNDSDIEGDSSLSVVSNPSNGTAVVNNNNTPGDLTDDFITYSPNLNYNGTDSFTYQLNDGVNPPATATVNLTINPVNDAPEAVDDSVITNEDTAVTFNVLANDSDAEGNPLTLTIVSNPSNGIAVVNDNGTPSNPTDDFITYTPNLNANGSDSLTYQVDDGNGGIGTATVNLTINPVNYPPIALDNTVTTDEDIPVNIDVINNDTDPDGDSILTVVKPPNHGTAVVNDNGTPDNLSDDFITYISDPDYNGPDSFSYRLDDGVNRPATAIVNLTVTPVNDSPFAVDDNTVTTTEDTAVNINVLENDSDPDQDSSLTIVSEPRDGTAVVNDNGTPDDVSDDFITYTPNPGYNGSDSFAYRLNDGVTFPATAVVNLEVTSVNDVPEAIDDTATTTEDTTVTIDVLDNDSDRDGDPLTLAIISNPSHGTAFVIDNNTPSDPTDDLITYTPNPDYNGSDQFTYLISDRNGGTNTATLNLNVTPVNDPPEAVDDTVITDQEVAVTIDVLENDTDPEGDLLSLVVVSAPSNGTAVVNNNGTLDNINDDFITYTPNPGFSGTDSFIYQVYDGKDGLDTATVDVTVNSIFTFFPSTLTQNANNTFVPSTLTQNANNTFTITGDSTGNAQLLFTFISGNATNVNEIGVFVTDDDQGTVNGIAPGQEGYVEAALSNAQTIFSVLLNPEDSGQTTRLINNFDVGDQLGFYLVQNSTREAVLAGQNASVFFGDASFNSDALDHIQAQTNTDGVLTLNFEDADDQDFDDLVVTVQDASALTPTVGIGSPQIQGQVELLDLTDVTGTVTPEFVVSSQAVFQNSFGFYQVDDASGKIGNLNPGDAGYAELAVSNQIDLASGVSGGVLLAPFLIANGTVEEFLTQNPTNQQGSGLNAYFSFLSANPDQFDHVRLLGDNQFSFEDTFGGGDLDYDDLVVEVIF is encoded by the coding sequence ATGACGAGAATTGAAGCCGAAAATTTTTCTAGTATAACTAACTTTGTAACTACTAGTAATCCTGATGCCTCCGGGGGCGCAGTAATCACTCTATTTGATGCGGTTAATAATACTGCTTTCCCCCCTGGTACTGCTAGCACAAGCTTTAATCAACCCACTGGTACCTATGAAGTAATTATTGGTACTTTTGACGAAATAGATGGAGAAGGCTCAATCGATGTCACCATTGGCAGTACCGTTTTTCCCACCATCACTCTTAATAATCCTACCTCTACTGCTAGTGGTATCCCCGAAGCCTTGAGTTTCGTCGCTTTACAAATTAGCCCCAGCACGTTTATCCGTAATGGAGACTTGATCGAGGTTAAAGGTACCGCTGATGGTGAAGAATTCATCCGATTTGACTATATTGAATTCAACCTGACCAACGAACTCCCGGTAGCTGTCGATGATACTGCCACTACCACTGAAGATACAACAGTTAACATTAACGTATTAGATAATGACACGGATACTGAGGGAGACAGCACTCTAACGGTTATTAGTGATCCTAGTAATGGCAGTGCAGTAGTAAATGACAATGGTACCCCTGATGATCTAACCGATGACGTTATTACTTACACTCCGAATCCCAACTACAATGGACCGGACAGTTTTACTTATCAGTTAAATGATGGGGTTAACCCTGCTGACACCGCTACTGTTAACGTTACCGTTACTTCTGTTAATGATGCACCAGAAGCCGGAGATGATAGTGCCATAAGTAATGAAGATATCCCAGTTAATATTAATGTTTTAGACAATGACATTGATATTGACGGAGATTCCCTGAGTCTAACAATTGTCAGTAATCCCAGTAATGGTAGTGCTGTAGTTAATAATAATGGCACTCAAGGGGATACCACCGATGACTTTATTACTTATACTCCCAATCCCAACACTAACGGTAATGATAGTTTCACCTATCAAGTGGATGATGGGAATGGTGGTATTGACACAGCTACGGTTAATCTTACTATTAATCCCGTTAGTGATGCACTGGAAGCTGGAGATGATAGTGCTACGACTGATGAAGATACAGAAGTTAGTATTAATGTTTTAGAGAATGACTCGGATATTGAGGGAGATTCCCTGACTCTCGCGATTGTTAGTAATCCCAGTAATGGTAGTGCTGTAGTTAATAATAATGGCACTCCCAGCAATCCGACCGATGACTTTATCACCTATACTCCTAATCCTAACACTAACGGTAATGATAGTTTAATCTATCAAGTGGATGATGGGAATGGTGGTATTGACACAGCTACGGTTAATCTCACGATTAATCCTGTTAATGATCCACCAGAAGCCGGAGATGATACGGCTACGACTGATGAAGATACAGAAGTTAGTATTAATGTTTTAGACAATGATATTGATATTGACGGAGACTCTCTAAATTTAGTAATTGTCAGTAATCCCAGTAATGGTAGTGCTGTAGTTAATAATAATGGCACTCCCAGCAATCCGAACGATGACTTTATTAGCTATACTCCTAATCCCAATACTAACGGTAATGACAGTTTCACTTATCAAGTAAATGATGGGAATGGTGGTATTGACACAGCTACGGTTAATCTTACTATTAATCCCGTTAATGATGCACTGGAAGCTGGAGATGATAGTGCTACGACTGATGAAGATACAGCAGTTAGTATTAATGTTTTAGAGAATGACTCGGATATTGAGGGAGATTCCCTGACTCTCGCGATTGTTAGTAATCCCAGTAATGGTAGTGCTGTAGTTAATAATAATGGCACTCCCAGCAATCCGACCGATGACTTTATTAGCTATACTCCTAATCCCAATACTAACGGTAATGATAGTTTCAGCTATCAAGTGGATGATGGGAATGGTGGTATTGACACAGCTACGGTTAATCTCACGATTAATCCTGTTAATGATCCACCGGAAGCTGGAGATGATAGTGCTACGACTGATGAAGATACAGCAGTTAGTATTAATGTTTTAGGTAATGACATTGATATTGACGGAGATTCCCTATCTTTGGCAATTGTCGGTAATCCCAGTAATGGTAATGCTGTAGTTAATAACAATGGCACTCAAGGCGATCGCACTGATGACTTTATCACCTATACTCCTAATCCTAACACTAACGGTAATGATAGTTTAATCTATCAAGTGGATGATGGGAATGGTGGGATTGACACAGCTACGGTTAATCTCACGATTAATCCTCTTAATGAGCCACCAGAAGCCCAAAATGATAGTGCCACTACTAATGAAGATACAGCAGTTAACATTAATGTACTAGACAATGACTCGGATATTGAAGGAGATAGTAGTCTGAGTGTTGTTAGTAATCCCAGTAATGGCACTGCTGTAGTTAATAATAATAACACTCCTGGTGATCTGACGGATGATTTTATTACCTACAGTCCGAATCTCAACTACAATGGAACAGATAGTTTTACCTATCAATTAAATGATGGGGTTAACCCTCCTGCTACCGCAACGGTTAATCTAACTATTAATCCAGTCAATGATGCACCGGAAGCTGTAGATGATAGTGTCATCACTAACGAAGATACAGCAGTTACGTTTAATGTACTGGCAAATGATTCTGACGCGGAAGGAAATCCCCTGACTCTAACCATTGTTAGTAATCCAAGCAATGGGATTGCAGTAGTTAATGACAATGGCACTCCCAGTAATCCCACCGATGATTTTATTACTTACACTCCCAATCTCAATGCTAATGGATCTGATAGCTTAACGTATCAGGTAGATGATGGGAATGGTGGTATTGGCACCGCAACGGTTAACCTGACGATTAATCCAGTCAATTATCCACCGATAGCTTTAGACAATACGGTCACTACTGATGAAGACATACCAGTTAATATCGACGTAATCAATAACGACACTGATCCTGATGGCGATAGCATTCTGACGGTTGTCAAGCCTCCCAACCATGGCACTGCTGTGGTGAATGACAATGGTACTCCTGATAATCTCAGCGATGACTTTATTACCTACATTTCCGATCCTGACTACAATGGACCGGATAGTTTTTCCTATCGATTAGATGATGGTGTCAACCGTCCTGCCACAGCAATTGTTAATTTAACTGTTACTCCAGTGAATGATTCGCCATTTGCTGTAGATGATAATACAGTTACTACTACTGAAGATACGGCAGTCAACATTAATGTACTGGAAAATGATTCTGATCCTGACCAAGACAGTAGTTTGACTATTGTCAGCGAGCCCAGAGATGGCACGGCGGTGGTGAATGATAATGGGACTCCTGATGATGTAAGCGATGATTTTATTACTTACACTCCTAATCCTGGCTACAATGGCTCGGATAGTTTTGCTTATCGGTTAAATGATGGTGTCACGTTTCCTGCTACGGCTGTGGTTAACCTTGAGGTTACTTCTGTGAATGACGTACCAGAAGCGATAGACGACACGGCTACTACTACTGAAGATACAACAGTCACCATTGACGTACTAGATAACGATTCTGACCGGGATGGGGATCCGCTGACTCTCGCAATTATCAGTAATCCTAGCCATGGCACGGCATTCGTGATTGACAACAATACGCCGAGTGATCCAACCGATGACCTGATCACTTACACTCCCAATCCCGATTACAACGGATCTGACCAGTTTACTTATCTAATTAGCGATCGCAACGGTGGCACCAATACAGCAACCCTTAACTTGAATGTGACTCCTGTCAATGATCCACCAGAAGCTGTAGACGATACTGTGATTACGGATCAAGAGGTAGCAGTCACTATTGATGTACTGGAAAATGACACGGATCCTGAGGGGGATTTGCTAAGTCTAGTGGTGGTTAGTGCTCCCTCTAATGGTACTGCTGTGGTTAACAATAACGGTACCTTGGATAATATCAATGATGACTTTATTACCTATACTCCTAATCCAGGTTTCAGTGGGACTGATAGCTTCATCTATCAGGTATATGATGGCAAAGATGGCCTTGATACAGCGACTGTTGATGTTACTGTCAACTCTATCTTTACCTTTTTTCCTTCCACTCTGACTCAGAATGCCAATAATACCTTTGTTCCTTCTACTCTGACTCAGAACGCCAACAATACGTTTACTATCACTGGTGACAGCACTGGCAACGCTCAACTCCTATTCACCTTTATTAGTGGAAACGCTACTAATGTCAATGAAATTGGGGTGTTTGTAACGGATGATGACCAAGGTACAGTTAATGGTATTGCTCCTGGTCAGGAAGGCTATGTGGAAGCGGCTCTATCTAATGCTCAGACTATTTTTTCTGTGCTGTTGAATCCTGAAGATAGTGGTCAAACTACTCGTCTGATTAATAATTTTGATGTAGGCGATCAATTAGGATTTTATCTAGTACAAAATAGCACCAGAGAGGCAGTGCTAGCAGGACAAAATGCTTCTGTATTCTTCGGTGATGCTTCCTTCAATAGCGATGCTTTAGACCATATCCAAGCCCAGACTAATACTGACGGAGTCTTGACATTAAACTTTGAAGATGCTGATGACCAAGACTTTGATGACTTAGTAGTAACGGTTCAAGACGCTTCGGCTTTGACTCCGACTGTAGGGATAGGAAGTCCCCAGATTCAAGGGCAAGTGGAGCTACTGGATTTAACCGATGTGACTGGAACAGTAACACCTGAGTTTGTGGTTAGTAGTCAAGCTGTGTTTCAGAATAGCTTCGGCTTTTATCAGGTTGATGATGCCAGTGGTAAAATTGGCAATCTCAACCCCGGTGATGCGGGTTATGCAGAGCTTGCTGTATCCAACCAGATCGATTTAGCCAGTGGGGTATCCGGTGGGGTACTTTTAGCTCCGTTCCTAATTGCTAATGGCACTGTTGAAGAGTTCCTGACTCAGAATCCTACGAATCAGCAGGGTTCCGGTCTCAATGCCTACTTTAGTTTCTTGAGCGCTAACCCTGATCAATTTGATCACGTCCGCCTACTAGGAGACAATCAGTTTAGCTTTGAGGATACCTTTGGTGGTGGTGACTTAGACTATGACGACTTGGTGGTAGAGGTTATTTTCTGA